The genomic segment TTGCGAGCAGCGACACGGTATCTGCGATGATCGAAATTCAGGCCGCCCCTGCGCGGGAACACGGATTTGACCGTATTGCGGAGCGGATATACCGCTATCCTCAGGTAAAAACAGTTCAGCTGATGTCCGGCGGATACGATCTGCACGTACTTGTAGAAGGAAAAGACTTAAAAGAGGTTGCCTTTTTTGTGTCGGAAAAGCTTGCGTCGCTGGAGGGGGTTATCAGCACGCGGACTCATTTCGTGCTGAAGACCTATAAGGAAAGCGGAACGTATTATATCGATCCGAAAAAAGACCCCCGTGAAGAGATTACCGCATGATGGACAGAGCAGATAAATTTTCCAACCGGATTGTGAATATCGCTCCTTCCGGTATCCGCCGCTTTTTTGAACTTGCCGCCGGACAGGATGACATTATTTCGCTGGGGGTAGGGGAGCCGGATTTTGCGACACCGTGGGTAATGCGCGAAGAAGCGTGGTATCATCTCGAATGCGGGCACACCTCCTATACTTCAAACTGGGGACTTGAACTGCTTCGCAAAGCGGTTGCAAGCTATTTAAACCGCTATGGTATGACCTATTCGCCTAAAAACGAAATATTGATCACCTTCGGCGTTTCCGAAGCAATCGATATTGTGTTCCGGTCTATCTTGAATCCGGGAGACGAGGTTATCGTTGCGGAGCCGTGCTATGTTTCGTATCAACCCTTGGTGGCTCTCTGCGGGGCAAAACCGGTTGCACTGGACACCTCGGCGAATCGTTTTATTCCGACGGCGGCTGCCATCGAAACGCTTATTACGCCGAAAACCAAGGCGTTGATTCTCTGCAGTCC from the Treponema vincentii F0403 genome contains:
- a CDS encoding Lrp/AsnC family transcriptional regulator produces the protein MQEIIDLLENDARLTPQDIAAMTGKSEDEVRAVIKKLEDDGIILKYSAVINRERLASSDTVSAMIEIQAAPAREHGFDRIAERIYRYPQVKTVQLMSGGYDLHVLVEGKDLKEVAFFVSEKLASLEGVISTRTHFVLKTYKESGTYYIDPKKDPREEITA